The following coding sequences lie in one Thermodesulforhabdaceae bacterium genomic window:
- the trpC gene encoding indole-3-glycerol phosphate synthase TrpC has product MTKSNRLQEILNWKKEELADAKRRMPMSGLIPRAEEFAKLRKNERPFRKAISKIGNGIHIIAEIKRASPSKGLIRSDFSVPLWAKTYESAGASAISVLTEKKFFQGSLDDLATVKKSVEIPVLRKDFILDTYQLYETAAWNADAVLLIARILSESELADLIALADELSLDVLVETHDEADMEKALSTGATIIGINNRDLTTFTISLETTLRLAGYLDPKLHIGVSESGIHKREDIEKITTGTGIRCFLVGESIMKSEDPGQMIKHLRGID; this is encoded by the coding sequence ATGACAAAATCTAATCGTCTGCAAGAAATCCTGAACTGGAAGAAGGAAGAACTCGCAGATGCAAAACGCCGCATGCCCATGAGCGGACTCATACCCAGGGCGGAAGAATTCGCAAAACTCAGGAAAAACGAACGTCCATTTCGTAAAGCCATTTCCAAAATCGGAAACGGAATTCACATAATTGCTGAAATCAAACGAGCATCGCCATCGAAGGGGCTTATTCGATCGGACTTTAGTGTGCCTCTATGGGCCAAAACTTACGAATCGGCGGGAGCATCGGCGATTTCGGTTCTTACCGAAAAGAAGTTTTTCCAGGGAAGCCTTGACGATCTTGCTACTGTGAAAAAATCTGTAGAAATTCCCGTCCTGAGAAAAGATTTTATCCTGGACACTTACCAGCTTTACGAAACTGCCGCATGGAATGCCGATGCTGTTCTTTTGATCGCTCGAATTCTTTCAGAATCAGAACTTGCTGATCTTATTGCCCTGGCCGACGAACTTTCCCTTGACGTTCTGGTTGAAACTCATGACGAAGCCGATATGGAAAAGGCTCTCAGCACCGGAGCAACCATTATCGGCATAAATAATCGCGATCTTACAACGTTTACCATCTCCCTTGAAACCACCCTTCGCCTTGCTGGATATCTTGATCCCAAGCTTCACATAGGAGTTTCCGAAAGCGGCATTCATAAGCGTGAAGACATAGAAAAGATCACAACCGGAACCGGTATTAGATGCTTCCTGGTTGGTGAGTCTATCATGAAATCAGAAGATCCGGGGCAGATGATAAAGCATTTGCGAGGGATTGATTAA
- a CDS encoding anthranilate synthase component I family protein — translation MRIRSFPDINTLERLMDHFRRIPSVQPVIPFFTETLGDIETPVSMLKRVYHRDGTFLLESVEGGERWGRYSFLGVGTHYHIKVFKKTVEISSSKDSSTIVQEHKGDPLEVLRTFMKGFSAPPPELFDLSALPRFWGGLVGYVCYEMISFFEPVPNLLPEDAVMAHFVLPSDIIVFDNRRHTITLISLVLPARDQPTLEIAREGEERLEELYQLIMSKHLGYLPIHSSQVNLSFELHSPVQPEDFRNAVLQAKRFIAEGEAIQIVLSQPFICSNAPDPWLLYRLQRFINPSPYLFFCRLGDTTLVGSSPETMVRLEKGIASLRPIAGTRPRGATEQEDRRLSDELLQDEKERAEHVMLVDLGRNDLGRVAEMGTVQVTEYMVVERYSHVMHLVSHVQAELKKGLDAWDLFKATFPAGTLTGAPKVRAMQIIADLEGRPRGPYGGAVGYVSFQGNMDMAITIRTAAIKNGVLTVQAGAGIVADSDPERERLETIHKAKAMERALARLPELILAHTATNNIKEDFINDRPDR, via the coding sequence ATGCGCATAAGATCGTTTCCTGATATCAACACCTTAGAACGCCTTATGGATCATTTTAGAAGGATTCCATCGGTTCAACCTGTCATTCCTTTCTTTACTGAAACGCTAGGAGACATAGAAACTCCCGTGTCCATGCTTAAGCGTGTGTATCATCGCGACGGAACTTTTCTTCTGGAAAGCGTCGAGGGAGGTGAACGATGGGGAAGATACAGCTTTCTTGGGGTTGGCACTCATTATCACATCAAAGTATTCAAAAAAACCGTTGAGATTAGCTCCTCAAAAGACAGCTCCACTATTGTGCAGGAGCACAAGGGAGATCCACTTGAAGTTCTGCGGACATTCATGAAGGGATTTTCCGCACCGCCTCCAGAGCTTTTCGATCTCTCGGCACTCCCCAGATTCTGGGGGGGACTCGTCGGATACGTCTGTTACGAAATGATCTCTTTCTTTGAACCCGTTCCAAATCTCCTCCCTGAAGATGCCGTCATGGCTCACTTCGTCCTCCCGTCAGACATCATCGTCTTTGACAATCGTCGCCATACTATAACTTTGATAAGCCTTGTGCTACCAGCCCGCGATCAACCAACGTTGGAAATTGCTAGAGAAGGTGAAGAACGCCTGGAAGAGCTTTACCAACTCATAATGAGCAAACACCTGGGCTATCTCCCTATACACTCATCACAGGTGAATTTATCCTTTGAGTTGCATTCTCCCGTTCAACCAGAAGACTTCAGAAACGCAGTTCTTCAGGCAAAACGATTTATTGCTGAGGGTGAAGCCATTCAAATAGTCCTTTCTCAGCCGTTTATCTGTTCTAACGCTCCTGATCCATGGCTTCTTTATCGCCTTCAGCGTTTCATAAATCCATCTCCCTATCTCTTCTTTTGCCGACTGGGCGATACAACTCTTGTGGGTTCATCCCCGGAAACCATGGTGAGGCTTGAAAAAGGCATAGCTTCCCTGAGACCCATTGCAGGGACAAGACCCAGAGGTGCAACAGAGCAAGAAGACCGGCGACTTTCTGACGAATTACTCCAGGACGAAAAGGAACGAGCAGAACACGTTATGCTTGTTGACCTCGGAAGAAACGATCTGGGGCGAGTCGCCGAAATGGGCACAGTGCAAGTCACAGAATACATGGTTGTGGAGCGATATTCCCACGTTATGCACCTTGTGTCTCACGTTCAGGCGGAACTTAAAAAGGGGCTTGATGCATGGGATCTTTTCAAAGCGACCTTCCCTGCTGGAACTCTTACAGGAGCGCCAAAAGTGCGAGCTATGCAGATAATCGCCGATCTGGAAGGTCGTCCTAGAGGTCCCTACGGTGGAGCGGTTGGATATGTGTCATTTCAGGGGAACATGGACATGGCGATAACCATAAGAACAGCCGCAATCAAAAACGGAGTGCTAACTGTGCAGGCGGGAGCCGGTATCGTGGCGGATTCGGATCCGGAAAGAGAAAGGCTTGAGACGATCCATAAGGCAAAAGCCATGGAAAGAGCTCTTGCAAGACTACCAGAGCTCATCCTTGCTCATACAGCAACAAACAACATAAAGGAGGATTTCATCAATGATCGTCCTGATAGATAA
- the aroF gene encoding 3-deoxy-7-phosphoheptulonate synthase — MLVVMKKNASEEDIQRVIEKAQKAGYDARPIPGRERTAIGIVGNDHPIDPALFDSCPGVKETIPVTKPYKLVSREFNPRDTMVQAGSCFIGKNMEFAVIAGPCAIESETQALTIAHHVKLQGATMFRGGAYKPRTSPYSFQGLGEKGLKILAKVREETGMPVISEALDHELFDIVEEYCDVIQIGARNMQNFSLLRRAGKSKKPVLLKRGMSSTVEEWLMAAEYILHEGNSQVILCERGIRAFGNHSRNTLDLSAALFVMKESHLPVIIDPSHASGRREQVIPLSRAACSLGVHGIMVEVHNSPEKALSDGPQSLTLEEFAELMHHLRIINEAMKSLESNDQTNTFQEGAIKQCA; from the coding sequence ATGTTGGTGGTAATGAAAAAAAATGCTTCCGAGGAGGACATACAAAGAGTCATAGAAAAAGCCCAAAAAGCCGGCTATGACGCTCGCCCAATACCAGGTAGAGAACGAACAGCTATTGGGATCGTAGGAAATGATCACCCCATAGACCCCGCTTTATTCGATTCCTGCCCGGGTGTTAAAGAAACCATCCCCGTCACAAAGCCATACAAACTTGTAAGTAGAGAATTCAACCCTCGTGATACAATGGTCCAGGCAGGTTCATGCTTCATAGGGAAAAACATGGAGTTTGCTGTCATCGCAGGACCCTGTGCCATCGAAAGTGAAACCCAAGCCCTAACCATCGCTCATCACGTAAAGCTTCAAGGAGCCACAATGTTCAGAGGTGGTGCCTATAAACCAAGAACATCCCCCTATTCTTTTCAAGGGCTTGGAGAAAAAGGGCTGAAGATTCTCGCAAAAGTTCGTGAAGAGACAGGTATGCCCGTTATATCTGAAGCGCTCGACCATGAACTCTTCGATATCGTGGAAGAATACTGCGATGTCATTCAAATCGGCGCGCGAAATATGCAAAATTTTTCGCTTCTCAGACGAGCCGGAAAATCCAAAAAGCCCGTATTGTTAAAACGAGGCATGTCATCAACTGTGGAAGAATGGCTTATGGCAGCCGAATATATCCTTCATGAAGGAAACAGCCAGGTTATACTCTGCGAGCGGGGAATCAGGGCTTTCGGCAACCACAGTAGAAATACCCTGGATCTCTCCGCAGCTCTCTTCGTCATGAAGGAAAGCCACCTTCCTGTGATTATTGATCCCAGCCACGCTTCAGGACGCCGAGAACAGGTTATACCGCTTAGTCGAGCCGCCTGCAGTCTTGGTGTTCACGGCATTATGGTTGAAGTGCACAACAGTCCTGAGAAAGCTCTAAGCGATGGTCCTCAGTCGCTTACTCTAGAAGAATTCGCTGAACTCATGCATCACTTGCGGATAATAAACGAAGCAATGAAAAGCCTTGAATCAAATGATCAAACCAACACATTCCAGGAAGGAGCAATTAAACAATGCGCATAA
- a CDS encoding nitrilase-related carbon-nitrogen hydrolase codes for MKNALRIGLIHLAVAHKRFENNFNDLMKLIDQAINHGAQIVVTPELALSGYSFRSRSDILPYTESANGPVISKLSQVARGSSVYICIGVAERDDKTGIIYNSAFVINPNGEVVCRYRKISAESRWACSGSPYQDNVFETPWGRVGVLICADSYYGLIPRCTVLRGADLIIVLANWPPSGMDPRELWRARAIENGIFVVACNRSGIDLIMDCCEAPSCAYDPVGRSIFEGISKDSTVFLVDLPLSGNGRLENGYREDRLKTRSLDLYRECALNLWPVRDLTSFLGLPACGMLSTVCVVPAENEHPVEALNRLMKHQAIQKGALCILPAFESSDVILEALRSVTKVSQIGILWRDGYISGNGYIMIKDGDVVRYDEFLTGGSGERALPEFDFGPARIAIAPFKVLEHPEVAVALAKKGCDIAVSSEWFLEGEWRIIGGVRTVENIAVAICGSNGAGIWIPPHGHERWGEVIAGRGEYCLFNVDTSHTRCKRFQDRVDFELLLRGEKQ; via the coding sequence ATGAAAAATGCATTGAGGATTGGCCTGATTCATCTTGCGGTGGCTCATAAACGATTTGAAAATAACTTTAACGATCTTATGAAGCTTATAGATCAAGCCATTAACCATGGTGCACAGATTGTTGTGACACCAGAACTTGCCCTTTCCGGGTATTCCTTCCGTAGCCGTAGCGATATACTACCTTATACTGAATCCGCAAATGGGCCGGTTATTTCGAAACTTTCTCAGGTGGCAAGGGGTTCTTCTGTATATATATGTATAGGTGTTGCAGAAAGAGATGATAAAACCGGAATAATTTATAACTCTGCTTTCGTGATCAATCCCAATGGTGAGGTTGTTTGTCGCTACAGAAAAATCAGCGCTGAAAGTAGATGGGCTTGTTCCGGGAGTCCTTATCAGGACAATGTGTTTGAAACTCCATGGGGACGAGTGGGAGTGTTAATTTGCGCAGATTCTTACTATGGCTTGATACCACGCTGCACTGTTCTAAGGGGAGCTGATTTGATCATAGTTCTTGCAAACTGGCCTCCATCTGGCATGGATCCAAGGGAATTGTGGCGTGCTAGAGCTATCGAAAACGGGATCTTCGTTGTTGCTTGTAACCGAAGTGGAATTGATCTCATAATGGACTGTTGTGAAGCCCCATCCTGTGCGTATGATCCCGTGGGAAGATCAATTTTTGAGGGAATCAGTAAGGATTCAACTGTTTTCTTGGTAGATCTTCCCCTTTCAGGAAATGGTCGCCTGGAGAACGGTTACCGAGAAGATCGTCTGAAGACCCGTTCTCTGGATTTATACAGAGAATGTGCGTTGAATCTATGGCCGGTTCGAGATCTTACTTCTTTTCTGGGACTTCCGGCTTGCGGAATGCTTTCCACTGTTTGTGTAGTGCCTGCCGAAAATGAACACCCTGTTGAGGCCCTGAATAGATTGATGAAGCATCAAGCAATACAGAAAGGAGCTTTATGCATTCTCCCGGCTTTCGAATCTAGCGATGTAATTCTGGAAGCCCTCAGGTCTGTAACCAAGGTTAGTCAAATCGGAATATTGTGGCGTGATGGGTATATTAGTGGAAATGGCTACATAATGATAAAAGATGGGGATGTCGTTAGATATGATGAGTTTCTGACAGGTGGAAGTGGAGAAAGAGCTCTACCAGAGTTTGATTTTGGCCCGGCAAGGATTGCAATTGCACCTTTTAAAGTTCTCGAGCATCCCGAAGTGGCTGTGGCGTTAGCCAAAAAGGGATGTGACATAGCAGTGTCATCAGAGTGGTTTCTTGAAGGGGAGTGGAGGATCATCGGAGGGGTGCGGACAGTTGAAAATATTGCAGTAGCAATATGTGGTTCGAATGGAGCTGGTATTTGGATTCCTCCGCATGGGCATGAACGATGGGGAGAAGTAATCGCTGGTAGAGGTGAATACTGTTTATTCAATGTTGATACTTCCCACACAAGGTGTAAACGCTTCCAGGATCGTGTGGATTTTGAACTTCTTCTAAGGGGCGAAAAACAATAA
- a CDS encoding radical SAM protein, translated as MKVIRYLILVVTTRCNLQCRYCYNGEICYTTDMPENILRQALEIVGEGKSPIHIQITGGEPALVPNKIDVILESVRKKLARPYTVGIQTNGTLISPDLAKKFKMYGVQVGISLDGPPGINEVLRGKTGATLRGMAILEHYRVPFWITTVVTAQNLPFLDKLAYMLAGFKEVKGIGLDLLVRKGRAFSSSEIALPEPNELRKSVKSFLMALDEINRRRSVPIVLREREKLKKALAGFRQSFFCHASKGESMAVMPDGSIFPCGQTAGDPKFFAGTVWNFDREKLGSLGSFRVSESVCKDCSLEKVCPGDCPSRVTYNGQDANLICSIYRVISEVMSQKGSFK; from the coding sequence ATGAAAGTTATCCGCTATCTAATACTTGTTGTTACTACAAGATGTAACCTCCAGTGTCGGTATTGTTATAACGGTGAGATTTGCTATACAACTGATATGCCAGAGAATATCCTCAGGCAAGCCCTAGAGATCGTTGGTGAAGGCAAAAGTCCTATTCATATTCAAATAACCGGGGGAGAACCTGCTCTTGTGCCGAATAAAATCGATGTGATCTTGGAAAGTGTTCGAAAGAAGCTGGCAAGGCCGTATACTGTTGGGATTCAAACTAATGGAACCCTGATTAGTCCAGATCTAGCTAAAAAATTTAAAATGTACGGAGTTCAAGTTGGAATTAGCCTGGATGGTCCCCCTGGAATTAACGAAGTTTTAAGGGGTAAAACAGGGGCTACCTTGCGAGGAATGGCGATCCTTGAACATTACAGGGTGCCTTTTTGGATAACAACAGTGGTTACAGCTCAAAATCTCCCATTTTTGGACAAACTTGCCTATATGCTTGCTGGATTCAAGGAAGTTAAGGGAATTGGATTGGATCTTCTGGTTAGGAAAGGACGAGCTTTCTCCAGTAGCGAAATTGCTCTACCGGAACCCAATGAACTACGTAAATCTGTCAAATCTTTCCTTATGGCTTTAGATGAGATAAATCGTAGACGCTCTGTGCCGATAGTTCTGAGAGAACGGGAAAAACTCAAAAAAGCTCTTGCTGGTTTTCGCCAAAGTTTTTTCTGCCACGCTTCTAAGGGAGAAAGCATGGCTGTGATGCCAGACGGATCGATCTTCCCTTGCGGGCAAACTGCCGGGGATCCAAAGTTTTTTGCAGGAACAGTATGGAACTTTGATAGAGAAAAGCTTGGTTCTCTTGGTTCCTTTAGAGTTTCTGAAAGCGTGTGTAAAGACTGCTCACTGGAAAAAGTCTGTCCTGGTGATTGTCCAAGCCGTGTAACTTATAATGGGCAGGATGCGAATCTTATATGCAGCATATATCGGGTAATATCGGAAGTGATGTCCCAAAAAGGGAGTTTTAAATAG
- a CDS encoding phosphoribosylanthranilate isomerase — protein MRPVQVKICGITRPEDAEFCSKIGVDAIGCVFYPRSPRFVEVNRAKEISLAFEGVVVGVFVNPDLEDVLRIVEKTGIRTVQLHGNEPDELIRELESREITVIKAFFHAREPSFTRAKSSSASAFLAERGGKGLGGIGESWTWKDASELRKYGKPYLIAGGISPENASEALRHSQADGVDVSSGVEKSPGIKDPKLIETLIRVVDSTEISWEVKPVFSEKGRT, from the coding sequence ATGAGACCGGTGCAGGTTAAGATTTGCGGCATCACACGTCCGGAAGATGCAGAATTCTGTTCAAAAATTGGGGTGGACGCCATTGGATGCGTCTTTTATCCACGGAGTCCACGTTTTGTAGAGGTAAATCGAGCTAAGGAAATAAGTCTTGCTTTTGAAGGCGTAGTTGTTGGCGTTTTCGTAAATCCAGATCTTGAAGATGTTTTGAGAATTGTTGAAAAAACAGGAATCAGAACAGTTCAGTTACACGGAAATGAGCCGGATGAACTGATTCGAGAACTTGAGTCCAGAGAAATTACGGTCATAAAAGCATTTTTTCATGCGAGAGAACCATCTTTTACCAGAGCCAAATCATCAAGCGCTTCGGCCTTTCTTGCCGAACGTGGTGGGAAGGGATTGGGTGGTATAGGAGAGTCCTGGACATGGAAAGATGCAAGTGAACTAAGAAAATACGGTAAACCCTATCTCATCGCAGGAGGTATAAGTCCAGAAAATGCTTCAGAAGCTCTCAGGCACTCCCAGGCCGACGGGGTTGACGTAAGTTCTGGCGTAGAAAAATCTCCAGGGATAAAAGATCCAAAGCTTATAGAAACTCTCATAAGAGTTGTGGACTCAACAGAAATAAGCTGGGAAGTTAAACCAGTGTTTTCAGAAAAAGGGAGGACATGA
- the trpB gene encoding tryptophan synthase subunit beta, protein MMTVCAKKAETVKIRELVPDKRGHFGIYGGRYVAESLMPALLELEEAFMTYRHDQSFLDEINYYLKTYVGRPTPLYYAKRLSEYAGGARIFLKREDLAHTGAHKINNTIGQALLAKRMGKRKIIAETGAGQHGVATATAAALLGMECTVFMGTEDVKRQAPNVKRMELLGARVVPVASGTGTLKDAMNEAMRYWVQTVRDTFYVIGSVAGPHPYPLMVREFQKVIGEEAKSQVQEAIGRLPDCLIACVGGGSNAMGLFYAFLDDPVEMIGVEAAGKGLQTGKHSATLGAGEVGVLHGSKSYVLQDEHGQIREAHSIAAGLDYPGVGPEHAYLKEIGRVHYVSVRDDEALDAFDALSRYEGIIPALESAHALAWAMVEARQRKPDDVLIVNLSGRGDKDLEMVWRYRNQPS, encoded by the coding sequence ATGATGACAGTCTGTGCAAAAAAGGCAGAAACGGTGAAAATTCGGGAACTGGTTCCAGACAAAAGAGGTCATTTTGGTATTTATGGGGGACGTTATGTAGCGGAATCTCTCATGCCCGCACTCCTGGAACTTGAGGAAGCCTTTATGACTTACCGCCATGATCAGAGCTTTCTTGATGAAATAAACTACTACTTAAAAACCTATGTTGGGCGTCCTACGCCTTTATACTATGCAAAAAGGCTTTCTGAATATGCTGGTGGAGCCAGAATATTTCTCAAACGAGAAGATCTTGCTCACACCGGAGCCCACAAAATCAACAACACTATTGGACAGGCTCTTCTTGCAAAGCGCATGGGCAAGCGGAAAATTATTGCAGAAACCGGAGCAGGTCAGCACGGTGTGGCCACCGCCACTGCCGCGGCTCTTCTTGGAATGGAGTGCACGGTTTTCATGGGAACGGAAGACGTAAAGCGCCAGGCGCCGAATGTAAAAAGAATGGAACTCCTGGGAGCAAGAGTGGTGCCTGTAGCAAGCGGCACGGGAACTCTCAAGGACGCCATGAATGAGGCGATGCGTTACTGGGTTCAGACGGTTCGAGACACTTTTTACGTCATCGGCTCCGTCGCAGGTCCTCACCCATATCCACTCATGGTGAGGGAATTTCAAAAAGTCATCGGGGAAGAAGCAAAATCCCAGGTGCAGGAAGCTATAGGACGCCTGCCGGATTGTCTCATAGCCTGCGTAGGTGGGGGAAGCAACGCTATGGGGCTTTTTTACGCCTTTCTGGATGATCCTGTGGAAATGATCGGGGTCGAAGCGGCAGGAAAAGGACTTCAGACGGGAAAACACTCGGCAACCCTCGGAGCCGGTGAGGTCGGTGTGCTTCACGGATCTAAGTCCTACGTCCTTCAGGACGAACATGGGCAGATCAGAGAAGCTCACTCAATAGCGGCAGGACTTGATTATCCCGGCGTGGGACCAGAACACGCCTATCTTAAAGAGATCGGTCGAGTTCACTATGTGTCCGTTAGGGATGATGAAGCTCTTGATGCTTTCGACGCGCTTTCTCGCTACGAAGGAATCATCCCGGCGCTTGAAAGTGCTCACGCCCTTGCCTGGGCTATGGTGGAAGCCAGGCAAAGAAAACCAGATGATGTGCTCATAGTAAATCTTTCCGGAAGAGGAGACAAAGATCTTGAAATGGTGTGGCGATATCGAAACCAGCCGTCTTAA
- the trpD gene encoding anthranilate phosphoribosyltransferase — MFSNVLKKIVVKENLSEETMMKTMDELFEGKLTEAQIGAFMAALATKGETAEELSGAARSMRTKAKKLQIVASTIVDTCGTGGDGANTFNISTTTAFVVAGCGVTVAKHGNRSVSSSCGSADVLEALGVKLDVPPEVVEEAIHEIGIGFLFAPLYHGAMKHAAKPRKELGIRSLFNMLGPLTNPAGAHCQLIGVYAPELTEMFANALKSLGARRAFVVHGHDRLDEVSVCAPTRVTELANGIIKTYDVYPEHYFGERADEESLKGGNPTENAAILQSILSGDEQGPKRNVVLINSAFALMAAGKAETVREGINLARESIDSGAALGKLKALIDFTQSAS, encoded by the coding sequence ATGTTTTCCAATGTTCTGAAAAAAATAGTTGTAAAGGAAAACCTGTCAGAAGAGACGATGATGAAAACCATGGATGAACTGTTTGAAGGAAAGCTGACTGAAGCTCAAATAGGCGCCTTTATGGCGGCACTGGCTACAAAGGGGGAAACAGCCGAGGAGCTTTCCGGTGCGGCTAGATCAATGCGAACTAAAGCAAAAAAACTTCAAATTGTGGCTTCAACTATTGTGGACACCTGCGGAACTGGCGGAGACGGAGCCAATACGTTTAACATTTCAACCACCACAGCCTTTGTGGTTGCCGGATGTGGTGTTACGGTAGCAAAACACGGTAACAGATCGGTATCGAGTTCCTGTGGAAGCGCCGATGTTCTGGAGGCTTTAGGTGTAAAGCTGGACGTGCCGCCAGAAGTAGTTGAAGAAGCGATCCATGAAATCGGCATCGGATTCCTTTTTGCCCCACTTTACCATGGCGCTATGAAACATGCGGCAAAACCTCGCAAAGAACTTGGCATCAGATCCCTTTTCAACATGTTGGGTCCACTTACAAACCCCGCCGGAGCTCACTGTCAGCTTATAGGAGTCTATGCACCAGAGCTAACGGAAATGTTTGCTAATGCTCTTAAGAGCCTGGGGGCTAGGCGAGCCTTCGTAGTTCACGGACATGATAGATTGGACGAAGTTTCAGTCTGTGCGCCCACTCGAGTAACCGAACTTGCAAACGGTATCATAAAAACCTACGATGTTTATCCAGAACATTACTTCGGCGAACGCGCAGATGAAGAATCCCTTAAGGGAGGTAACCCCACAGAAAACGCTGCTATTCTTCAGTCAATACTTAGCGGAGACGAACAGGGTCCCAAGCGAAACGTTGTGCTTATTAACAGCGCCTTTGCCTTGATGGCTGCAGGCAAGGCTGAAACTGTTCGGGAAGGGATCAATCTTGCCAGAGAAAGCATAGACAGTGGAGCTGCCTTGGGTAAGCTCAAGGCGCTGATAGACTTTACCCAATCTGCTTCCTGA
- a CDS encoding aminodeoxychorismate/anthranilate synthase component II gives MIVLIDNYDSFTYNLAQYLGDMGCELKVFRNDAISVDELIRMRPQGIVISPGPGRPESAGITIDVIRRFAGVVPILGVCLGHQAIAKAFGGIITFARRLMHGKTSMVTTDGKTIFQGITKPFPAMRYHSLAVEKESLPEFFEISAVADDGEIMGIRHRVYPIEGIQFHPESIGTPVGKRILRNFKEMVTNGNRLSG, from the coding sequence ATGATCGTCCTGATAGATAACTACGATTCTTTTACTTACAACCTTGCCCAGTATCTCGGGGATATGGGTTGTGAACTTAAAGTCTTTAGAAACGACGCTATATCGGTGGACGAACTGATTCGGATGCGTCCCCAGGGTATTGTCATTTCCCCAGGACCTGGGCGACCCGAATCAGCAGGTATCACTATCGACGTTATAAGACGTTTTGCAGGGGTAGTGCCCATTCTCGGCGTATGCCTGGGGCATCAAGCTATTGCAAAGGCCTTTGGCGGAATCATTACCTTCGCTAGAAGGCTTATGCACGGAAAAACTTCCATGGTGACAACAGACGGAAAAACTATCTTTCAAGGCATCACCAAACCCTTCCCTGCTATGCGCTATCATTCTCTTGCCGTAGAGAAAGAAAGTCTCCCAGAATTTTTCGAAATCAGTGCAGTAGCAGATGATGGAGAAATCATGGGTATTCGTCACCGAGTTTACCCAATAGAAGGCATCCAGTTCCATCCAGAATCTATAGGTACACCCGTGGGAAAAAGAATTCTCAGGAACTTTAAAGAAATGGTCACAAACGGGAATCGGCTATCAGGCTAG